Proteins encoded within one genomic window of uncultured Sphingopyxis sp.:
- a CDS encoding polysaccharide deacetylase family protein, translating to MVQPAGSFFAYPAASELIALDAGEAPRFWITIDTEEDFDWDAPFARTGYRLASVPALAECQGYFERAGVTPIYLVDWPIVTHDRAAEILGAAQQAGRCEIGAQLHPWVTPPYEEEVSERNSYTGNLPVSLQRAKMTALRDAIRDRFGVQPTAYRAGRYGLGPETAAMLAELGFRCDTSVRSGFDYRAGHGPDYREAPLHPWWVKAGQGAVLEIPVTTVFGGLFGRAGRGVYHRIAREGTHAGAALARLGLVERIALTPEGIPAERACRAIDIAIDLRLPVLNFSFHSPSLQPGNTPYVRSQADLDLFYRWWDVVLGHLARRGVEPTTAAEILAMAERKAAR from the coding sequence GTGGTGCAGCCTGCGGGCAGTTTCTTTGCATATCCGGCCGCATCGGAGCTGATCGCGCTCGATGCGGGCGAGGCGCCGCGTTTCTGGATCACGATCGACACCGAGGAGGATTTCGACTGGGACGCGCCCTTCGCGCGCACCGGCTATCGCCTCGCCTCGGTGCCCGCGCTCGCCGAATGCCAGGGCTATTTCGAGCGCGCGGGCGTGACGCCCATCTATCTCGTCGACTGGCCGATCGTCACCCACGACCGCGCCGCCGAGATATTGGGCGCCGCGCAGCAGGCCGGCCGCTGCGAGATCGGGGCGCAGCTGCACCCGTGGGTCACCCCGCCATACGAGGAGGAGGTCAGCGAACGGAACAGCTATACCGGCAACCTGCCCGTCAGCCTGCAGCGCGCCAAGATGACCGCGCTGCGCGATGCGATCCGCGACCGGTTCGGCGTCCAACCCACCGCCTATCGCGCCGGACGCTATGGCCTGGGGCCCGAAACGGCGGCGATGCTTGCCGAACTCGGCTTTCGCTGCGACACGTCGGTTCGCAGCGGCTTCGATTATCGCGCCGGCCATGGTCCCGACTATCGCGAGGCGCCGCTCCATCCCTGGTGGGTCAAGGCGGGGCAGGGTGCGGTGCTCGAGATTCCGGTGACCACGGTGTTCGGCGGCCTTTTCGGTAGAGCCGGCCGCGGCGTGTACCACCGGATCGCGCGCGAAGGGACGCACGCCGGCGCCGCGCTCGCGCGTCTCGGGCTCGTCGAGCGGATCGCGCTGACCCCCGAAGGCATCCCGGCCGAGCGCGCGTGCCGCGCGATCGACATCGCCATCGACCTGCGCCTCCCGGTGCTGAACTTCTCCTTCCATTCGCCATCGCTCCAGCCGGGCAACACGCCCTATGTCCGCAGCCAGGCCGACCTCGACCTTTTCTATCGCTGGTGGGACGTGGTGCTGGGCCATCTCGCGCGGCGCGGGGTCGAACCGACGACCGCCGCGGAAATATTGGCGATGGCCGAGCGAAAGGCGGCGCGCTGA
- a CDS encoding histidine kinase dimerization/phospho-acceptor domain-containing protein, which translates to MIATILRQAPADRRASITAWRQLSDILAQRGNQLGDDDIRRSLHALAVLRPRVPESVRRDCARALARHGRFAPLVALYANDVPAVSAIMLREVRLSEADWLALLPATGAMARSVLAGRRDLPDSVGRALASLGSASVALPQPESVAADEPVQVAPAEPESVADSGPSQISELVRRIDKFQSTRGQPAVPRPPRAAFLFETGPDGVIHWVDGVTRGAVIGLSIAEAAFGGEPGTDGVAAGAFRQRAEIINARMLLEGTPAEAGEWRFSALPWFDPATGQFRGYRASARRPHRNETPYGRTAAEDSGDSIRQLIHELRSPLNAISGFAQIISGQMFGPVSQSYRAMADAIVADAASVQAIIDDLETAARSDAAPPVQPAEEVADIGAIVTQIESDLAGLLADQRVELSISRVGGPFLGRAVDANVRRMVGRLLTALVDVSEPGAILVGQLVTESRHDDMLQLRIVRPAAIRFATAADLLDPGFSPEGEAPGAAVLSLGFSLRLVDSLARAIGGRLDIGHNALTLHLPSANSKAEAGLEAQQGE; encoded by the coding sequence ATGATTGCGACCATCTTGCGCCAGGCGCCGGCGGATCGCCGTGCGAGCATCACCGCGTGGCGGCAACTCTCCGATATTCTGGCTCAGCGCGGCAATCAACTGGGCGATGACGATATTCGCCGCAGCCTGCACGCGCTCGCCGTATTGCGACCACGGGTCCCCGAATCCGTCCGCCGCGATTGCGCGCGCGCGCTCGCGCGCCACGGCCGTTTCGCGCCGCTCGTCGCGCTTTATGCCAACGATGTTCCGGCGGTATCGGCGATCATGCTGCGCGAGGTACGGCTCTCCGAAGCCGACTGGCTCGCGCTGCTGCCCGCGACGGGCGCGATGGCGCGGTCGGTGCTTGCGGGGCGCCGCGACCTGCCGGACAGTGTTGGCCGCGCGCTCGCCAGCCTCGGCAGTGCTTCGGTCGCCTTGCCGCAGCCCGAGAGCGTGGCCGCCGATGAACCGGTGCAGGTCGCGCCAGCGGAGCCCGAATCCGTTGCCGACAGCGGTCCGAGCCAGATCAGCGAGCTTGTTCGCCGGATCGACAAATTTCAGTCGACCCGCGGCCAGCCCGCCGTGCCGCGCCCGCCGCGCGCGGCCTTCCTGTTCGAAACCGGGCCCGACGGCGTGATCCACTGGGTCGACGGCGTGACGCGCGGCGCGGTGATCGGGCTGTCGATCGCCGAGGCAGCCTTCGGCGGCGAGCCCGGCACCGATGGCGTCGCCGCCGGCGCCTTCCGCCAGCGGGCGGAGATCATCAATGCGCGCATGCTGCTGGAAGGGACTCCCGCCGAAGCCGGCGAATGGCGCTTTTCGGCGCTTCCCTGGTTCGACCCCGCGACCGGGCAGTTCCGCGGCTATCGCGCGAGCGCACGGCGCCCGCACCGCAATGAAACGCCCTATGGCCGGACGGCGGCCGAAGATTCGGGCGATTCGATCCGCCAGCTGATCCACGAGCTGCGCAGCCCGCTCAACGCGATTTCGGGCTTCGCGCAGATCATCTCGGGACAGATGTTCGGGCCGGTGAGCCAAAGCTATCGCGCGATGGCCGACGCGATCGTCGCCGATGCCGCATCGGTTCAGGCGATCATCGACGATCTCGAAACCGCGGCGCGCAGCGACGCCGCGCCTCCCGTGCAGCCCGCCGAAGAGGTGGCGGACATCGGCGCCATCGTGACGCAGATCGAAAGCGATCTTGCCGGGCTGCTCGCCGACCAGCGCGTCGAGCTCAGCATCTCGCGCGTCGGCGGTCCCTTCCTTGGGCGCGCCGTCGATGCCAACGTGCGGCGCATGGTCGGGCGGCTGCTCACCGCGCTCGTCGATGTGTCCGAACCGGGTGCGATTCTGGTGGGGCAGCTGGTCACCGAATCGCGGCACGACGACATGCTCCAGCTGCGGATCGTCCGCCCCGCGGCGATCCGTTTCGCGACGGCGGCGGACCTGCTCGATCCGGGGTTCAGTCCCGAAGGCGAAGCGCCGGGCGCCGCGGTGCTCAGCCTCGGCTTCTCGCTCCGCCTCGTCGACAGCCTCGCCCGCGCGATCGGCGGACGGCTCGATATCGGGCATAACGCCTTGACCTTGCACCTGCCCTCCGCCAACTCGAAGGCCGAGGCCGGGCTGGAGGCGCAGCAGGGCGAATAG
- a CDS encoding Lrp/AsnC family transcriptional regulator produces the protein MASQKFDQIDLQILGELQKNGRMTNVELAQMVGLTAPPCLRRVRALEESGVIRSYHADLDAAKLGYGITVFAMVSLRSQAESDLKAFEDYVGGLAEVRECYMLNGEIDFLLKVVARDLQSFQAFLTAHLTSAPNVTSVKTSLTIRTAKQLAGIPVET, from the coding sequence ATGGCGAGTCAGAAATTCGATCAGATTGATTTGCAGATATTGGGCGAGCTGCAGAAAAACGGGCGGATGACGAATGTCGAACTGGCACAGATGGTGGGGCTGACGGCGCCGCCCTGCCTCCGCCGCGTGCGGGCGCTCGAGGAGTCGGGCGTGATCCGTTCCTATCACGCCGACCTCGACGCCGCGAAGCTCGGCTATGGCATCACCGTCTTTGCGATGGTCAGCCTGCGCAGCCAGGCCGAATCCGATCTGAAGGCGTTCGAGGATTATGTCGGCGGCCTCGCCGAAGTGCGCGAATGCTATATGCTGAACGGCGAAATCGACTTCCTGCTCAAGGTCGTGGCCCGCGACCTGCAGAGCTTCCAGGCTTTCCTGACCGCGCACCTGACTTCGGCGCCCAACGTCACGAGCGTGAAGACCTCGCTGACGATTCGCACCGCCAAACAGCTCGCCGGCATTCCCGTCGAGACCTGA
- a CDS encoding tetratricopeptide repeat protein, producing the protein MSAVLPWQRVGVSRVIDARPNLRAPDLRAEATVAEFKGEISMFTRFRSMSATAMAAVLGCALMTTALPAAAKEKPKKGEEEKGQGLSASKGFAPALKKMTEATTAKDAAALQAALTEGQGAATTPDDKYLAAFYQLQLGILNKDQAIQAQALDAMLDSGRTPPENLAVYNFFSGNFAYGAKDYPKAIKRLEAAKAAGSTEPNVPVLLMDSYLNAGQVDQGLATAKAAIEASRAAGQRPSDELYVRPVKALQAAKRTNEVLDLMTMRLRDYNQPTVWRQTLFIALQANQDKEVGLDIFRLMRATGAMQERPEYAEYAALATEAALPGEVVSLIKAGKQGGVIPASDAKFNELLTSQTERMGDEESTLTAYAQKPSTLSNPKVAGATGDAMVGYGRYADAIPLYKAALAAGGDKDLWTYRLGVAQAQSGDVAGAKASFAQVTGSRKRLADLWTVKIDTPAAAPAAATPAAAPATSG; encoded by the coding sequence ATGTCCGCTGTCTTGCCATGGCAACGCGTCGGGGTTAGCCGCGTTATCGACGCGCGGCCGAACCTGCGCGCGCCCGATTTGCGCGCGGAGGCGACGGTGGCCGAGTTCAAAGGAGAGATTTCGATGTTCACCCGTTTCCGCTCGATGTCCGCGACGGCGATGGCTGCCGTGCTGGGCTGCGCGCTGATGACGACCGCCCTTCCGGCCGCTGCCAAGGAAAAGCCGAAGAAGGGAGAGGAGGAAAAAGGCCAGGGCCTCTCGGCCAGCAAGGGATTCGCGCCCGCGCTCAAGAAGATGACCGAGGCCACGACGGCAAAGGATGCCGCGGCGCTTCAGGCCGCACTGACCGAAGGGCAGGGCGCCGCCACGACGCCGGACGATAAATATCTCGCCGCTTTCTATCAGCTCCAGCTCGGCATCCTGAACAAGGACCAGGCGATTCAGGCGCAGGCGCTCGACGCGATGCTCGATTCGGGCCGCACGCCGCCCGAAAATCTGGCCGTCTACAACTTCTTCTCGGGCAATTTCGCCTATGGCGCCAAGGATTATCCGAAGGCGATCAAGCGCCTTGAAGCCGCCAAGGCCGCGGGTTCGACCGAACCCAATGTGCCCGTGCTGCTGATGGACAGCTATTTGAACGCCGGACAGGTCGACCAGGGTCTCGCGACCGCCAAGGCCGCGATCGAAGCGAGCCGCGCCGCCGGGCAGCGTCCGTCGGACGAGCTGTATGTGCGCCCGGTCAAGGCGTTGCAGGCTGCGAAGCGCACCAATGAAGTGCTCGACCTGATGACGATGCGCCTGCGCGACTATAACCAGCCGACGGTCTGGCGTCAGACGCTCTTCATCGCGCTGCAGGCGAACCAGGACAAGGAAGTCGGGCTCGACATATTTCGCCTGATGCGCGCGACCGGCGCGATGCAGGAGCGTCCCGAATATGCGGAATATGCCGCGCTCGCGACCGAAGCCGCGCTGCCGGGCGAGGTCGTCTCGCTGATCAAGGCCGGCAAGCAGGGCGGTGTGATCCCGGCCAGCGACGCGAAGTTTAACGAGCTTCTGACCAGCCAGACCGAGCGTATGGGCGACGAGGAATCGACGCTCACCGCCTATGCGCAAAAGCCGTCGACGCTGTCGAACCCCAAGGTCGCCGGCGCGACGGGCGACGCGATGGTCGGGTACGGCCGCTATGCCGATGCCATCCCGCTGTACAAGGCCGCACTGGCGGCCGGCGGCGACAAGGATCTTTGGACCTATCGCCTGGGCGTGGCGCAGGCGCAATCGGGCGATGTCGCGGGTGCGAAGGCCAGCTTCGCGCAGGTGACCGGGTCCCGCAAGCGGCTTGCCGATCTGTGGACGGTGAAGATCGACACGCCGGCAGCCGCGCCTGCCGCTGCGACGCCCGCGGCCGCCCCCGCCACGAGCGGCTGA
- a CDS encoding Hpt domain-containing protein, with amino-acid sequence MSFDSGPLDRYLSAAFGDDPAMAMDLRGAFTGSARDLADLMRRARCDANWDVAALRLKGLAATFGIIPLIELAEAAMAGAPGDPAILRRINQTIDEIA; translated from the coding sequence ATGTCGTTCGACAGTGGCCCCCTCGATCGCTATCTGAGCGCCGCCTTCGGCGACGATCCGGCGATGGCGATGGACCTGCGCGGCGCCTTTACCGGCAGCGCGCGGGACCTCGCCGACCTGATGCGCCGCGCGCGCTGCGACGCGAACTGGGACGTGGCGGCGCTCCGGTTGAAAGGGCTCGCGGCGACGTTCGGCATCATCCCGCTGATCGAACTCGCCGAAGCGGCAATGGCGGGCGCGCCGGGCGATCCCGCCATATTGCGCCGGATCAACCAGACGATCGACGAGATCGCCTGA
- a CDS encoding DUF1467 family protein, with translation MKWTSALAIYLLFWAFSAFFVLPFHGRRASDDATPLVRGQEPGAPATFRPGRILLQMTIVATVAFGLYYVAYVNGWADPDVLTGRA, from the coding sequence ATGAAATGGACCTCGGCGCTCGCCATCTATCTGCTGTTCTGGGCGTTCAGCGCCTTTTTCGTGCTGCCCTTTCATGGACGGCGCGCGAGCGACGACGCGACCCCGCTGGTGCGCGGGCAGGAGCCGGGCGCGCCCGCGACCTTCCGTCCCGGGCGGATATTGCTGCAGATGACGATCGTCGCGACGGTCGCCTTCGGGTTATATTATGTCGCCTATGTCAACGGCTGGGCCGACCCCGACGTGCTGACCGGGCGGGCCTGA
- a CDS encoding ribonuclease J has product MTTPDKELLFLALGGSGEIGMNANLYGCDGKWIMLDLGVTFGSHDYPGIDIVMPDLEFIEDRKQDLLGIVLTHGHEDHIGAIPYLAADLGVPLYANRFTAGLIAHKLAEEGLEKEVEIKVVDIDASLQIGPFGIRLVPLAHSILEMSAVVIDTPYGRVFHTGDWKLDEEPILGQPATAAALTAIGDEGVDVLVCDSTNAFNAEASGSEGALREGLEQAVGAAKGRVVVTTFASNAARLATLGEVAKATGRTLCVAGRSLDRILGVARSVGYLKDFPPTVDFDEAMRLPRDKVMVIATGGQGEPRAALARMAADIHQIKLEAGDTVVFSSKQIPGNEVAIGRIMNQLAAKDVLTVTEKQAHIHVSGHPGQPELAALYGWLRPKLVVPVHGEIRHMHEQARFALERGVPDALVQENGDLVRLAPGTAKIVERVRAGRLILDGDVILPADGETINERRKLSLNGHITVAAIFSGKNFVESAISYRGVPVEDEREAFIDEMREAAEQAATGPARDEDKLREAIRLGVRRIATDWTGKKPVVDVMLVDI; this is encoded by the coding sequence ATGACGACTCCGGACAAGGAGCTGCTTTTCCTCGCTTTGGGCGGTTCGGGCGAGATCGGCATGAACGCCAATCTCTATGGTTGCGACGGCAAGTGGATCATGCTCGACCTCGGCGTGACCTTTGGCAGCCATGATTATCCCGGCATCGACATCGTCATGCCCGATCTCGAGTTCATCGAGGATCGCAAGCAGGACCTGCTCGGCATCGTGCTCACCCACGGGCACGAGGATCATATCGGCGCGATCCCCTATCTCGCCGCCGACCTTGGCGTGCCGCTCTATGCCAACCGCTTCACCGCGGGGCTGATCGCGCACAAACTCGCGGAAGAAGGGCTGGAGAAGGAGGTCGAGATCAAGGTCGTCGACATCGACGCCAGCCTGCAGATCGGCCCCTTCGGCATCCGGCTGGTCCCGCTCGCGCATTCGATCCTCGAGATGAGCGCGGTGGTGATCGACACGCCTTACGGCCGCGTTTTCCATACCGGCGACTGGAAGCTCGACGAGGAGCCCATCCTTGGGCAGCCTGCAACGGCGGCGGCGCTGACCGCGATCGGCGACGAAGGCGTCGACGTGCTCGTTTGCGATTCGACCAACGCTTTCAACGCCGAAGCCTCGGGCAGCGAGGGCGCATTGCGCGAAGGATTGGAGCAGGCGGTGGGCGCGGCGAAGGGCCGGGTGGTCGTCACCACTTTCGCCTCGAACGCCGCGCGGCTCGCAACGCTGGGCGAGGTTGCGAAGGCGACCGGGCGCACGCTGTGCGTCGCCGGGCGCTCGCTCGACCGCATCCTCGGCGTCGCGCGCTCGGTGGGTTATCTCAAGGATTTTCCGCCGACGGTCGATTTCGACGAAGCGATGCGCCTGCCGCGCGACAAGGTGATGGTGATCGCCACGGGCGGGCAGGGCGAACCGCGCGCGGCGCTCGCGCGCATGGCGGCCGACATCCATCAGATCAAGCTCGAGGCGGGCGACACCGTCGTCTTCTCGTCGAAGCAGATTCCGGGCAACGAGGTCGCGATCGGGCGGATCATGAACCAGCTCGCGGCGAAGGACGTGCTGACGGTGACCGAGAAGCAGGCGCATATCCATGTCAGCGGCCATCCGGGGCAGCCCGAGCTTGCGGCGCTTTACGGCTGGCTGCGGCCGAAGCTCGTCGTGCCGGTGCATGGCGAGATCCGCCATATGCACGAACAGGCGCGCTTCGCGCTCGAGCGCGGCGTCCCCGACGCGCTGGTGCAGGAAAATGGCGATCTGGTGCGGCTGGCGCCGGGAACAGCCAAGATCGTCGAGCGCGTGCGTGCGGGGCGGCTGATCCTCGACGGCGACGTTATCCTGCCCGCCGACGGCGAGACGATCAACGAGCGGCGCAAGCTGTCGCTCAACGGTCATATCACCGTTGCGGCGATCTTCTCGGGCAAGAATTTCGTCGAAAGCGCGATCAGCTATCGCGGCGTGCCGGTCGAGGACGAGCGCGAAGCCTTTATCGACGAAATGCGCGAAGCGGCCGAGCAGGCGGCGACGGGCCCCGCGCGCGACGAGGACAAGCTACGCGAGGCGATCCGCCTCGGCGTGCGCCGCATCGCGACCGACTGGACGGGCAAGAAGCCTGTCGTCGATGTCATGCTCGTCGATATCTGA
- a CDS encoding type III pantothenate kinase codes for MLLAIDVGNTNAKFALFRGTALLARWRIATDDRRTADEYMVWLDQLMRIEGHDRAEVDAVIISTVVPRALHNLQLLAHKYFDVDALVAGREPVSWGIALKVDEPQSVGADRAVNAISAQAVEPGKDKLVISFGTATTLDHIGPDGAYMGGIIAPGVNLSLEALVAAAAKLPRIAIEAPATDSVIGRTTESQMLIGVYWGYVAMMEGLITRMKAEIGKPLTVVATGGLATLFQEQAHLFDRIEPDLTLNGLMHLYNQRKPMT; via the coding sequence GTGCTGCTTGCGATCGACGTCGGCAACACCAACGCCAAATTCGCGCTCTTCCGCGGCACCGCATTGCTCGCGCGCTGGCGTATCGCGACCGACGACCGGCGCACCGCCGACGAATATATGGTGTGGCTCGACCAGCTGATGCGGATCGAGGGGCACGATCGCGCCGAGGTCGACGCTGTCATCATCTCGACCGTCGTGCCGCGCGCGCTCCACAATCTCCAGCTGCTGGCGCACAAATATTTCGACGTCGATGCGCTGGTCGCGGGTCGCGAGCCGGTGAGCTGGGGCATCGCGCTCAAGGTCGATGAGCCGCAGTCGGTCGGCGCCGACCGCGCGGTCAACGCGATTTCGGCGCAGGCGGTCGAGCCCGGCAAGGACAAGCTGGTCATCAGCTTCGGCACCGCGACGACGCTCGACCATATCGGTCCCGACGGCGCCTATATGGGCGGAATCATCGCGCCCGGCGTCAACCTGTCGCTCGAAGCCTTGGTCGCCGCCGCCGCCAAGCTGCCGCGTATCGCGATCGAGGCGCCCGCGACGGACAGCGTGATCGGGCGGACGACCGAAAGCCAGATGCTGATCGGCGTTTATTGGGGCTATGTCGCGATGATGGAAGGGCTCATCACGCGCATGAAGGCGGAGATCGGCAAGCCGCTCACCGTCGTCGCGACCGGCGGCCTCGCGACGCTTTTTCAGGAACAGGCGCACCTGTTCGATCGTATCGAACCCGATCTGACGCTGAACGGGCTGATGCACCTTTATAATCAACGGAAGCCAATGACATGA
- a CDS encoding biotin--[acetyl-CoA-carboxylase] ligase, which produces MALGHRLSLHPGAGGAFGQRGGGALLIPPIERIAQTGSTNADLLARLAGGEHVGEGHWLVADRQTAGRGRLGRAWGDGQGNFMGSTVVRLTAADPSPATLALVVAVALAKVVTIFAPAVPLQLKWPNDLLVDGAKCSGILLERSGDAVVVGVGVNLASAPELPDRATFSFAGAGIAVDRDRFAEALAVAMADALWTWRQEGVESIVRAWLPLGHPVGTPLRVSEQGIDGTFDGLAPDGALRLRRADGEVMLIHAGDIELRRPVKKGE; this is translated from the coding sequence CTGGCTCTCGGTCATCGGCTATCTCTTCATCCCGGCGCTGGCGGTGCTTTCGGCCAGCGCGGCGGCGGTGCTCTTCTGATCCCGCCGATCGAGCGTATCGCGCAGACAGGCTCGACCAACGCCGACCTGCTGGCGCGGCTGGCAGGCGGCGAGCATGTCGGCGAAGGGCATTGGCTGGTCGCCGACCGCCAGACCGCCGGACGCGGACGGCTCGGCCGCGCGTGGGGCGACGGACAGGGCAATTTCATGGGCTCGACCGTCGTCAGGCTGACCGCCGCGGATCCGTCGCCCGCGACGCTGGCGCTCGTCGTCGCGGTCGCGCTGGCGAAGGTCGTGACGATCTTCGCGCCCGCGGTTCCGCTGCAGCTCAAATGGCCGAACGACCTGCTCGTCGATGGCGCCAAATGTTCGGGCATCCTGCTCGAACGCAGCGGCGATGCGGTGGTGGTCGGGGTCGGGGTCAATCTGGCTTCGGCGCCCGAACTGCCCGACCGCGCGACCTTTTCCTTCGCCGGCGCCGGCATCGCGGTCGACCGGGACCGCTTTGCTGAGGCGCTGGCGGTCGCGATGGCCGATGCGCTGTGGACCTGGCGGCAGGAAGGCGTCGAAAGCATCGTGCGCGCCTGGCTGCCGCTCGGCCATCCGGTCGGGACGCCGCTTCGCGTGTCCGAACAGGGCATCGACGGCACCTTCGACGGGCTCGCCCCTGACGGCGCGCTGCGCTTGCGCCGTGCGGACGGGGAAGTCATGCTGATCCACGCGGGCGACATCGAACTCCGCCGCCCGGTCAAAAAGGGGGAATAG
- the nuoN gene encoding NADH-quinone oxidoreductase subunit NuoN, with translation MTADLMLIWPELILTIGGLITLMLGTFLGDRQVGLYQLSALLTLAAASAAVVALFGVEATVFSGTLSVDGFGGFAKLLIYAASFVCIVIAPRFFNSGMRAEYPTLILFAALGMGIMASARDLMTLYVGLELNSLAAYVLASFMRTDERSSEAGLKYFVLGALASGMLLYGISLLYGFSGTTDFAGIAKVMGGELNIGLIFGIVFVLAGLGFKISAVPFHMWTPDVYEGAPTPVTTFFATAPKVAAMALMTRVVIDAMGPAVGAWQQIMIFLSLASIILGAVGAIGQKNIKRLLAYSSINNVGYMLIGLAAGTQQGVEGVLTYLLVYLVTTIGSFLVVLQLRDDKGNQIESIPALAGYSQRRPGLAAAMAVFLFSLAGIPPLFGFWPKYLVFEAAVNANLVPLAVAGIVASVMGAFYYIAIIKTMYFDDKSDTEFPKGGGAIVEDAVITASALWLSVIGYLFIPALAVLSASAAAVLF, from the coding sequence ATGACCGCCGACCTGATGCTCATCTGGCCCGAACTGATCCTGACGATCGGCGGGCTGATCACGCTGATGCTCGGCACCTTCCTAGGCGACCGACAGGTCGGCCTCTATCAGCTCAGCGCGCTGCTCACGCTCGCCGCCGCTTCGGCCGCGGTCGTCGCGCTGTTCGGCGTCGAGGCGACCGTCTTTTCGGGCACGCTCTCGGTCGACGGCTTCGGCGGCTTCGCGAAGCTGCTGATCTATGCGGCGAGCTTTGTCTGCATCGTCATCGCACCGCGCTTTTTCAACAGCGGGATGCGCGCCGAATATCCGACTTTGATCCTGTTCGCCGCGCTCGGCATGGGCATCATGGCCTCGGCGCGCGACCTGATGACGCTCTATGTCGGGCTCGAGCTCAACAGCCTTGCCGCCTATGTGCTTGCGAGCTTCATGCGCACCGACGAGCGGTCGAGCGAAGCAGGCCTCAAATATTTCGTCCTCGGCGCGCTCGCATCGGGCATGCTGCTCTATGGCATCTCGCTGCTCTATGGCTTTTCGGGCACCACCGATTTCGCAGGCATCGCGAAGGTCATGGGCGGCGAACTCAATATCGGGCTCATCTTCGGCATCGTCTTCGTGCTCGCGGGCCTCGGCTTCAAGATCAGCGCGGTGCCGTTCCACATGTGGACGCCCGACGTCTATGAGGGCGCACCGACCCCGGTGACGACCTTCTTCGCCACCGCCCCCAAGGTCGCGGCGATGGCGCTGATGACGCGCGTGGTGATCGACGCGATGGGGCCTGCGGTCGGCGCATGGCAGCAGATCATGATCTTCCTGTCGCTCGCCTCGATCATCCTCGGCGCGGTCGGTGCGATCGGGCAGAAGAATATCAAGCGCCTGCTTGCCTATTCGTCGATCAACAATGTCGGCTATATGCTGATCGGCCTGGCGGCGGGGACGCAGCAGGGGGTCGAGGGCGTGCTGACCTATCTGCTCGTCTATCTCGTGACGACGATTGGCAGCTTCCTGGTCGTGCTGCAACTACGCGACGACAAGGGCAATCAGATCGAGAGCATCCCGGCGCTCGCGGGCTATTCGCAGCGTCGCCCCGGCCTGGCCGCGGCGATGGCGGTGTTCCTGTTCAGCCTCGCGGGCATCCCCCCGCTCTTCGGCTTCTGGCCGAAATATCTGGTGTTCGAGGCCGCAGTGAACGCGAACCTCGTACCGCTGGCGGTCGCGGGCATCGTCGCATCGGTGATGGGCGCCTTCTATTATATCGCGATCATCAAGACGATGTATTTCGACGACAAGTCGGACACCGAATTTCCCAAGGGCGGCGGCGCGATCGTCGAGGATGCGGTGATCACCGCGAGCGCGCTCTGGCTCTCGGTCATCGGCTATCTCTTCATCCCGGCGCTGGCGGTGCTTTCGGCCAGCGCGGCGGCGGTGCTCTTCTGA